The Paraburkholderia sp. SOS3 genome includes a region encoding these proteins:
- a CDS encoding H-NS histone family protein: protein MSQYADLKSQIAKLQAQAEEARRIEVGNVIAEIQRQIAEYGLTPQDLGFAAAARRGRPPKKAPLPPKYRDPKSGSTWSGRGKPPKWIAGKSRDRFLIGGQS from the coding sequence ATGTCGCAATATGCTGATTTGAAGAGCCAGATCGCCAAGCTGCAAGCGCAGGCGGAGGAAGCCCGCCGTATCGAAGTGGGCAATGTGATCGCCGAGATTCAACGTCAGATCGCCGAGTATGGTCTGACGCCGCAGGACCTGGGTTTTGCCGCCGCCGCGCGGCGCGGGCGTCCGCCGAAGAAGGCGCCGTTGCCGCCGAAGTATCGCGATCCCAAATCCGGCAGTACGTGGAGCGGGCGCGGCAAACCGCCGAAATGGATCGCCGGCAAGAGCCGCGACCGCTTTCTGATCGGCGGCCAGTCGTAA
- a CDS encoding PXPV repeat protein, with protein MKRIVTHLLVAAGLAAGVCGVAQAHGNVGIGISLGTPAPVYAAPQPVYYSHWNHGGNRYRHDWNRGDDHRWEYRDRDHRSWDHGRTWGNWRD; from the coding sequence ATGAAGCGCATCGTCACTCATCTGCTCGTCGCAGCGGGCCTCGCGGCCGGCGTATGCGGAGTCGCGCAGGCGCATGGCAACGTTGGAATCGGCATTTCGCTGGGCACACCGGCACCGGTCTATGCGGCGCCGCAGCCGGTCTATTACTCGCACTGGAACCATGGCGGGAACCGGTATCGCCATGACTGGAACCGCGGCGACGATCATCGCTGGGAGTACCGCGACCGGGATCACCGCAGCTGGGACCATGGCCGCACGTGGGGCAACTGGCGCGACTAG
- a CDS encoding glycosyltransferase family 4 protein codes for MRIAQIAPLYEAVPPKLYGGTERVVSYLTEALVDLGHDVTLFASGDSVTSAKLEAAWPRALRLDPTIRDAMAPHMLLLERVRRMAHEFDVLHFHLDYLPFPLFSQMDTPFVTTLHGRLDLPELQPMFDTFGDAPVISISDSQRQPLPQANWLNTIYHGLPDQLLTPRTDRKPEYLAFLGRICPEKRVDTAIRIAAQSGLPLKIAAKVDKVDMDYFKTEIEPLLSQAHVEFIGEINEAQKPEFLSGAKALLFPIDWSEPFGLVMIESMACGTPVIAFNRGSVPEVIDHGVTGYIVEDVQGAVAALQRIDELSREEIRAQFEKRFSAKTMAQNYVDGYMTLIEAQRRPILRRVAAAAG; via the coding sequence ATGCGAATCGCACAAATCGCGCCGCTTTACGAAGCCGTTCCTCCGAAGCTCTACGGCGGCACCGAGCGAGTCGTGTCCTATCTCACTGAGGCACTGGTCGACCTGGGCCACGACGTGACGCTCTTCGCGAGCGGCGATTCCGTGACGTCCGCGAAGCTCGAGGCCGCATGGCCGCGCGCCTTGCGTCTCGATCCGACGATCCGCGACGCCATGGCGCCGCACATGCTGCTGCTCGAGCGCGTGCGCCGTATGGCGCATGAGTTCGACGTGCTGCACTTTCACCTCGACTACCTGCCGTTCCCGCTGTTTTCGCAGATGGACACGCCGTTCGTGACCACGCTGCACGGCCGGCTCGACCTGCCCGAACTGCAGCCGATGTTCGACACGTTCGGCGACGCGCCGGTCATCTCGATCTCGGACTCGCAGCGTCAGCCGCTGCCGCAGGCGAACTGGCTCAATACGATCTACCACGGCCTGCCGGACCAGCTGCTCACGCCGCGCACCGATCGCAAGCCCGAGTACCTGGCCTTCCTCGGGCGCATCTGCCCGGAAAAGCGCGTCGACACGGCGATCCGGATCGCCGCACAGTCGGGCCTGCCGCTGAAGATCGCCGCCAAGGTCGACAAGGTCGACATGGACTACTTCAAGACGGAAATCGAGCCGCTGCTGTCGCAGGCGCATGTCGAATTCATCGGCGAGATCAACGAGGCGCAGAAGCCCGAGTTCCTGTCCGGCGCGAAGGCGCTGCTATTCCCGATCGACTGGAGCGAACCGTTCGGCCTCGTGATGATCGAGTCGATGGCGTGCGGCACGCCGGTCATCGCGTTCAACCGCGGTTCGGTGCCTGAGGTGATCGATCACGGCGTGACGGGGTACATCGTCGAAGACGTGCAAGGCGCTGTGGCCGCGCTCCAGCGCATCGACGAGCTGTCCCGCGAGGAAATTCGCGCGCAGTTCGAAAAGCGCTTCAGCGCAAAGACGATGGCGCAGAACTACGTCGACGGCTATATGACGCTGATCGAAGCACAGCGTCGGCCGATCCTGCGCCGCGTGGCCGCTGCCGCGGGTTAA
- the flhC gene encoding flagellar transcriptional regulator FlhC yields the protein MATRSVVVEVREITLAIELIELGARLQLLEAETSLSRDRLIKLYKELKGESPPKGMLPFSTDWFMTWQPNIHSSLFYNIYRFMSARGGCETIQSIVKGYRLYREHVQMNGEEPVLSLTRAWTLVRFFDSGMLQLTPCTRCGGHFVAHAHDPRAGFVCGLCQPPSRAGKTRKAADERARAAV from the coding sequence ATGGCCACTAGGAGCGTCGTGGTCGAGGTGCGCGAAATCACGCTGGCGATCGAGCTGATCGAGCTCGGCGCGCGTCTGCAACTGCTCGAGGCCGAAACGAGCCTGTCGCGCGACCGGCTCATCAAGCTATATAAGGAATTGAAGGGCGAATCGCCGCCGAAGGGCATGCTGCCGTTCTCGACCGACTGGTTCATGACGTGGCAGCCGAATATTCACTCGTCGCTGTTCTACAACATTTACCGGTTCATGTCGGCGCGCGGCGGCTGCGAGACGATTCAATCGATCGTCAAAGGCTACCGGCTGTATCGCGAGCACGTGCAGATGAACGGCGAAGAACCCGTGCTGAGCCTGACGCGCGCCTGGACGCTCGTGCGCTTTTTTGACTCAGGCATGCTGCAGCTGACGCCGTGCACGCGTTGCGGCGGACATTTCGTCGCGCATGCGCACGATCCGCGCGCGGGCTTCGTTTGCGGGCTGTGCCAGCCGCCTTCACGGGCCGGAAAGACCCGCAAGGCCGCCGACGAGCGGGCCCGCGCGGCGGTTTGA
- the rpsU gene encoding 30S ribosomal protein S21 has protein sequence MTTIFLKENEPFEVAIRRFRRAIEKNGLIAELRERQSYEKPTAVRKRKKAAAVKRLHKRLRSQMLPKKLH, from the coding sequence ATGACGACCATTTTTTTGAAGGAAAACGAGCCGTTTGAAGTGGCGATCCGCCGCTTTCGCCGCGCCATCGAAAAGAACGGCCTGATCGCCGAACTGCGCGAGCGTCAGTCGTACGAAAAGCCGACGGCCGTGCGTAAGCGCAAGAAGGCAGCAGCGGTCAAGCGCCTGCACAAGCGCCTGCGCAGCCAGATGCTGCCGAAGAAGCTCCACTAA
- the motA gene encoding flagellar motor stator protein MotA, protein MLIFLGTLVTLLSVFGGYALEGGHLGALLQPVEVLMIVGAGVGAFILGNGMKTIKATVRVIPTLFKGSKYNKDVYMELMALLYVLLAKARKEGTLTLEADIDDPEKSPIFTQYPKILADRHIVEFLTDYLRLMVGGNMNAFEIESLMDEEIETHHAEGEAPSHALSKIGDAMPAFGIVAAVMGVVHTMASADKPPAILGQMIAQALVGTFLGILLSYGLIGPLASVAEQRVTESTKMFQCIKVTILASLNGYAPAIAVEFGRKVLFSTERPSFAELEEHVRRVKAK, encoded by the coding sequence GTGCTGATTTTCCTGGGAACACTCGTGACGCTGCTGTCCGTCTTCGGCGGTTATGCGCTGGAGGGCGGCCATCTGGGCGCGCTGCTGCAGCCCGTCGAAGTGCTGATGATCGTCGGCGCGGGCGTCGGAGCCTTCATCCTCGGCAACGGCATGAAGACGATCAAGGCGACCGTCCGCGTGATCCCGACGCTGTTCAAGGGCTCGAAGTACAACAAGGACGTCTACATGGAGCTGATGGCGCTCCTGTACGTGCTGCTCGCGAAGGCGCGCAAGGAAGGCACGCTCACGCTCGAAGCCGATATCGACGACCCGGAAAAGAGCCCGATCTTCACGCAGTACCCGAAAATCCTCGCCGACCGCCACATCGTCGAATTCCTGACCGACTACCTGCGGCTCATGGTGGGCGGCAACATGAACGCGTTCGAAATCGAAAGCCTGATGGACGAAGAGATCGAAACGCATCATGCCGAAGGCGAAGCGCCGAGCCACGCGCTCTCGAAGATCGGCGACGCGATGCCGGCCTTCGGTATCGTCGCCGCGGTGATGGGCGTGGTCCACACGATGGCGTCCGCCGACAAGCCGCCCGCGATTCTCGGCCAGATGATCGCCCAGGCGCTGGTCGGGACGTTCCTCGGCATTTTGCTGTCGTATGGCCTGATCGGGCCGCTCGCGAGCGTCGCGGAACAGCGCGTGACCGAGTCGACGAAGATGTTCCAGTGCATCAAGGTCACGATTCTCGCGAGCCTGAATGGCTATGCGCCCGCGATCGCGGTCGAGTTCGGCCGCAAGGTGCTGTTTTCGACCGAGCGCCCGTCGTTCGCCGAGCTCGAAGAGCACGTGCGGCGCGTGAAGGCGAAGTAA
- a CDS encoding Cof-type HAD-IIB family hydrolase, giving the protein MYSVIATDLDGTLLNAHHQVDPFTVSTLRSLEAQGLHFIIATGRHYCDVAGIRDVLGIRPYLVTSNGARIHAPDGAMIHAQNLMPAMVKRLVQPQITGAHGRVIANLFADRQWFIDRDAPHLLRYHQDSGFAYEVVDLNAHDGRDIAKVLYIGEPGDLAAVSANLEREFGASLYVTYSMPDCLEVMAPNVSKGRALRVVLNRLDIDAARCVAFGDNMNDIDLLETAGHPFMMNNANPDLMARLPAVPRIGNNFEAGVAHHLRKLFELPDEVMS; this is encoded by the coding sequence ATGTATAGCGTCATCGCCACCGATCTCGACGGCACTCTGCTCAACGCCCACCATCAGGTCGATCCGTTCACGGTCTCGACCTTGCGCAGCCTCGAGGCGCAAGGGCTGCATTTCATCATTGCGACCGGCCGTCATTACTGCGACGTGGCCGGCATTCGCGATGTGCTTGGCATCCGTCCGTATCTGGTCACGTCGAACGGCGCACGCATTCACGCGCCCGACGGCGCGATGATTCACGCGCAGAACCTGATGCCCGCCATGGTCAAGCGACTCGTGCAACCGCAAATCACGGGCGCGCATGGGCGCGTGATCGCCAATCTGTTCGCGGACCGGCAGTGGTTTATCGATCGCGATGCGCCGCATCTGCTGCGCTATCACCAGGATTCGGGCTTCGCCTACGAAGTCGTCGATCTGAACGCACACGACGGCCGCGATATCGCGAAGGTGCTGTATATCGGCGAGCCCGGCGATCTCGCCGCAGTGTCGGCCAATCTCGAACGCGAATTCGGCGCGTCGTTATACGTCACGTATTCGATGCCGGACTGTCTCGAGGTGATGGCGCCGAACGTGTCGAAGGGGCGCGCGCTGCGCGTCGTGCTGAACCGCCTCGATATCGATGCCGCGCGCTGCGTCGCGTTCGGCGACAACATGAACGATATCGATCTGCTCGAAACAGCGGGCCATCCGTTCATGATGAACAACGCAAACCCCGATCTGATGGCAAGGCTGCCCGCGGTGCCGCGCATCGGCAATAACTTCGAAGCGGGCGTTGCGCACCATTTGCGCAAGCTGTTCGAACTGCCTGATGAAGTCATGTCGTGA
- the motB gene encoding flagellar motor protein MotB: protein MSKDKDRAIVVKRASPKKAGHHGGAWKLAYADFMTAMMAFFLLMWLLSSASTVQLKGIADYFNQPLKITLWGGDRSSTDSSVIRAGGRDVSTDRQGVMRQTDGTTRNGTHSVAHNDDEAAALSQGQLERREQVRLHDLQVKLMAAIQANPVLRQFKQQIRIDSTLQGLRIEIVDSQKRPMFATAKDEVEPYMRDILREIGKTLNDVPNRIVVQGHTDAVPYAGGEKGYSNWELSADRASASRRELIAGGMDESKVLRVIGLASTQNLNKADPLDPENRRISIIVLNKKSEEQMNQDDTTTTTLSDDAGGSASFAPPLVQKIGQATAPGAGPAARAPGVVMPDVPAPGITTPQPAPAAAAAVQIK, encoded by the coding sequence ATGAGCAAGGACAAGGATCGCGCAATCGTCGTCAAGCGCGCGTCGCCGAAAAAGGCCGGCCACCACGGCGGTGCATGGAAGCTCGCGTACGCGGACTTCATGACCGCGATGATGGCGTTCTTCCTGTTGATGTGGCTGCTGAGCTCGGCATCCACCGTCCAGCTGAAGGGCATTGCCGACTACTTCAACCAGCCGCTGAAAATCACCTTGTGGGGCGGCGACCGCAGCTCGACCGATTCGAGCGTGATTCGCGCCGGCGGCCGCGACGTATCGACCGACCGCCAGGGCGTGATGCGCCAGACCGACGGCACGACGCGCAACGGCACGCATTCGGTCGCGCACAACGACGACGAAGCGGCCGCGCTGAGCCAGGGCCAGCTCGAGCGGCGCGAACAGGTGCGCCTGCACGACCTGCAGGTCAAGCTGATGGCCGCGATCCAGGCGAACCCGGTGCTGCGCCAGTTCAAGCAGCAGATCCGCATCGACTCGACGCTGCAGGGTCTGCGCATCGAGATCGTCGATTCGCAGAAGCGGCCGATGTTCGCGACCGCGAAAGACGAAGTCGAACCGTATATGCGCGACATCCTGCGCGAGATCGGCAAGACGCTCAACGACGTGCCGAACCGCATCGTCGTGCAGGGCCACACCGACGCCGTGCCTTACGCGGGCGGCGAGAAAGGCTACAGCAACTGGGAACTGTCCGCGGACCGCGCGAGCGCGTCGCGGCGCGAGCTCATCGCGGGCGGCATGGACGAATCGAAGGTGCTGCGCGTGATCGGCCTCGCTTCGACGCAGAACCTGAACAAGGCCGATCCGCTCGATCCGGAGAACCGGCGCATCAGCATCATCGTGCTCAACAAGAAGTCCGAGGAGCAGATGAACCAGGACGACACGACGACCACCACGCTGTCGGACGATGCGGGCGGTTCGGCATCGTTCGCACCGCCGCTCGTGCAGAAGATCGGGCAGGCGACGGCGCCGGGCGCGGGGCCCGCCGCGCGGGCGCCGGGCGTGGTCATGCCGGACGTGCCGGCGCCGGGCATCACGACGCCGCAGCCGGCACCCGCCGCCGCGGCCGCGGTACAGATCAAGTAA
- a CDS encoding response regulator, with translation MIRHILAIDDSAAMREILRATLTTAGYDVTVAKDGDEGLEHALAMAFDLVLTDQHMPGKTGVDLIAELRANPAYEATPILLLTTESGEPFKEAARAAGATGWIEKPLDPDMLTELVSTLDAPD, from the coding sequence ATGATCAGGCACATTCTCGCGATCGACGATTCGGCCGCGATGCGGGAGATTCTCCGCGCGACGCTGACGACCGCCGGTTACGACGTGACGGTCGCCAAAGATGGGGACGAAGGACTTGAGCACGCGCTCGCGATGGCGTTCGATCTCGTGCTGACCGATCAGCACATGCCGGGCAAGACCGGCGTCGATCTGATCGCCGAATTGCGCGCGAACCCCGCCTACGAGGCGACGCCGATCCTGTTGCTGACAACGGAATCCGGCGAACCGTTCAAGGAGGCCGCGCGCGCGGCGGGCGCAACGGGCTGGATCGAGAAACCGCTCGATCCGGATATGTTGACCGAGCTCGTTTCGACGCTCGATGCGCCGGATTGA
- a CDS encoding DNA-3-methyladenine glycosylase I encodes MTQRETPRCTWATSEALAHYHDNEWGVPSRDDRHLFEMLVLEGAQAGLSWSTILNKREGYRRAFRNFDIDVVARFTPKQIDALMLDASIVRNRGKLESAVANARAVQQIRDEHGSLANFVWSFVDETPIQNAWKSYQHAPASTEISDALSKALKAYGCKFVGTTICYAFMQAVGMVNDHQADCGFHAKCAALGKKRRARKAAKETSKEKAE; translated from the coding sequence ATGACACAGCGCGAGACGCCACGCTGCACCTGGGCAACCAGCGAAGCACTCGCACACTATCACGACAACGAGTGGGGTGTCCCGTCCCGCGACGATCGTCATCTGTTCGAGATGCTGGTGCTCGAGGGCGCGCAGGCCGGCTTGTCATGGTCCACCATTCTGAACAAGCGCGAGGGTTACCGACGCGCGTTCAGGAACTTCGACATCGATGTGGTCGCGCGCTTCACGCCGAAGCAGATCGACGCGCTGATGCTCGACGCGTCGATCGTCCGCAATCGCGGCAAGCTGGAGTCGGCCGTGGCCAATGCGCGCGCGGTCCAGCAGATTCGCGACGAACACGGGTCGCTCGCGAACTTCGTCTGGTCGTTCGTCGACGAAACGCCGATACAGAATGCGTGGAAGTCCTACCAGCACGCGCCCGCCTCGACCGAAATTTCCGACGCCCTCAGCAAAGCCCTGAAGGCGTACGGCTGCAAATTCGTCGGCACGACGATCTGTTACGCGTTCATGCAGGCGGTCGGCATGGTCAACGACCATCAGGCCGACTGCGGATTTCACGCGAAGTGCGCGGCGCTCGGCAAGAAGCGCCGCGCACGCAAGGCGGCAAAAGAGACGAGCAAAGAAAAAGCGGAGTGA
- a CDS encoding BadF/BadG/BcrA/BcrD ATPase family protein has product MDTHFYLIGVDGGGTGTRVVLGDAQGRELAIATSGPSGLALGVERAWQSIGAASADAFARAGLTLDWSRCVVGCGLAGVNNRDWLAAFRERAPAVAGLAVESDAYTTLLGAHGGVPGVVVALGTGSIAAALDESGVCRIAGGYGYPSADEAGGAWFGLRIIVHAQRALDGRAPLDDLARALLEKVGAQDRDSLVVWLCAANTTAYASLAPVVLAHREHPVAARLLAEAGQQIEQLADALDPDHALPVALCGGLSVPLREFVPGRLQARLRAPRSDSAHGALQLAQREAAKVFSARA; this is encoded by the coding sequence ATGGATACGCACTTCTATCTGATTGGCGTCGATGGCGGCGGCACGGGGACACGCGTCGTACTCGGCGATGCGCAAGGGCGCGAACTTGCTATCGCGACGAGCGGCCCGTCGGGCCTCGCGCTCGGCGTCGAGCGCGCATGGCAGTCGATCGGCGCGGCGAGCGCCGATGCGTTTGCGCGCGCCGGGCTCACGCTCGACTGGTCGCGTTGCGTGGTCGGTTGCGGGCTCGCCGGCGTGAACAATCGCGACTGGCTCGCCGCATTCCGCGAGCGCGCGCCGGCCGTGGCCGGCCTTGCCGTCGAAAGCGATGCATATACCACTTTGCTCGGCGCGCACGGCGGCGTGCCCGGTGTCGTGGTTGCGCTCGGCACCGGCAGCATTGCCGCGGCGCTCGACGAATCGGGCGTCTGCCGGATCGCAGGCGGCTACGGATACCCGAGCGCGGACGAAGCGGGAGGCGCCTGGTTCGGGCTGCGCATCATCGTGCATGCGCAGCGTGCGCTCGATGGCCGCGCACCGCTCGACGACCTCGCGCGCGCCCTGCTCGAGAAGGTCGGCGCGCAGGACCGCGACAGCCTCGTCGTCTGGCTCTGCGCCGCGAATACGACGGCTTATGCGAGTCTTGCGCCGGTCGTGCTCGCCCATCGCGAACATCCGGTCGCGGCGCGCCTGCTCGCCGAAGCCGGTCAGCAGATCGAACAGTTGGCGGATGCGCTCGATCCCGATCACGCGTTGCCCGTTGCGCTGTGCGGCGGGTTGTCCGTGCCCCTGCGCGAGTTCGTGCCTGGCCGTTTGCAGGCGCGCTTGCGCGCGCCGCGCTCGGACTCGGCGCACGGCGCGCTGCAGCTCGCACAGCGCGAAGCGGCAAAAGTATTCTCCGCGCGAGCATGA
- the flhD gene encoding flagellar transcriptional regulator FlhD, with protein MSATVASSDMLNEIKEVNLSYLLLAQRLLREDKPMGMFRMGISEQLADVLVNLTLAQTVKLSASNQLLCRFRFDDHAILSSLADKGKPTSVSQAHSAILMAGQRVEQIG; from the coding sequence ATGAGCGCTACCGTCGCTAGTAGTGACATGCTCAATGAGATCAAGGAAGTGAACCTGTCGTATCTGTTGCTCGCGCAACGTCTGTTGCGAGAGGACAAACCGATGGGCATGTTCCGCATGGGGATCTCGGAGCAGCTTGCCGACGTGCTCGTCAATCTGACACTTGCGCAGACCGTCAAGCTGTCGGCGTCGAACCAGCTGCTGTGCCGCTTCCGCTTCGACGATCACGCGATCCTTTCTTCGCTCGCCGACAAAGGCAAGCCGACTTCCGTGAGCCAGGCGCACTCGGCCATCCTCATGGCGGGCCAGCGCGTGGAGCAGATCGGCTGA